The following proteins are encoded in a genomic region of Thioflexithrix psekupsensis:
- a CDS encoding zinc ribbon-containing protein has translation MSNHDHLTTGYQQMMARIKETLTTPATLSLGEHIAHARERAVELGELTEEEAQHIGDYLRRDVEDAAHFLSETQQSLADWLQQDLELIEDRLLDLFSVMVDHTQQELQDLAERARCASEWLSGEISGIGVLICEQCGHRLEFTQPDYIPVCPNCGHTLFKRVASESESDSESLG, from the coding sequence ATGTCAAACCACGATCATTTAACCACGGGCTATCAACAAATGATGGCGCGGATTAAAGAAACATTAACCACACCAGCCACATTGAGTTTGGGCGAACATATTGCTCATGCGCGGGAGCGTGCGGTGGAGTTGGGCGAATTAACCGAAGAGGAAGCACAACATATTGGTGATTATTTGCGTCGAGATGTGGAAGATGCGGCACATTTTCTCAGCGAAACGCAACAGAGTTTAGCGGATTGGTTACAACAAGATTTAGAGTTAATAGAAGATCGGTTATTAGACCTATTCAGCGTGATGGTGGATCACACGCAACAAGAGTTGCAAGATTTGGCTGAACGCGCCCGCTGTGCCAGTGAGTGGTTAAGCGGAGAAATTTCAGGCATAGGCGTATTAATTTGTGAGCAATGCGGTCATCGCTTAGAATTTACCCAGCCTGATTACATTCCTGTCTGTCCAAATTGCGGTCATACTTTGTTCAAGCGCGTGGCTTCGGAGAGTGAGTCTGATTCTGAATCTTTGGGGTGA
- a CDS encoding DUF1566 domain-containing protein: MHFIIHSPKDFTYIPLFSLGKLATWGLLLSYSVSVWSTASLSPDGILTVPLSQLQNTPTPPPDATARFAHLNPSEGVHLLKLTQYGDMPVASVTANTFLDADRRLHLPRVHYDLGGSAPSDWWLTLRYHGTAEDGSLLLQVDNFGPARSGNMISGQVSVDLSGQSVKARSKNSAGGSPGITQATLSFYDVNGVELASFPNVTDENGNYSVTVPDGDVTYLKIRGGFFSNDPNRPFAGELMVLCLPTQTENTCHATVYGSLVMRLATRFADDDWTMRQSKARTLIAETLKIDRDPTLEVIDNFETLFDGDEFWRKIGNDAGQFDAWADVLTADLADGFLDDASISAGVFKQAQVRVSAVANYAIQYEQIQPRQVVDEQGNVSESSRQLVLESLSGEKTAQGTQIETQQFLSDVILKEELENGESTIVYQSFQVGDWQSQLNAETTVLAKVFSRDPTLFNLPVTEKNRIARLLVTAESELMQQAQDEWLEAVNEDILAVLYFDGLDELIAQARTYVAVVALPEPTARRMPYQAPSDPQRTARSAPASQNMGWVGVEFDGNSTVSVGNSLPIALSVVGKSYSFSDFMAGVSGTQAFTKPILEPNLVGEMSGGAVGTAAAIAFNAYQKTDFQGTTFDNSLFLSGDQLAHNFPDQNKYCTEGEGRYVVTKELGWNVHTINNVMLALQALTTGVQYKNGHMVKIKDSLTAIHTKLENAGEIGSQIMDGIEAILLAADLVLDIYSGIVTAESEVKDTDSEAEDADSEAKSFNAEDAHKLRIDVIDPTRNALGNLKRLVEVAVAALPQRPNRAEIDAQSIFNMLIDKKGKQDDAMYRGLSKDVGLAKLVAAQLLGHHLAKMTPTHVQQGSQKVPCQVGALSCKTVARIYVGYKLGIFAKGSYEYTLIDKLNPHDMKGIFRSIGKDNYTRQTNILFHGILSNLEKRAKEIVGATALLGVAAAVKSPEDIASVIQAVGTVVLTELFNWSRETVADNVENLLRIVLSSNAFGAAQKANALVGILGAQFATPNEYPFDIKVVDGELTFSPPSVQHKMFTYGIQPKLNMETFGLENEDCHGLILTGDCFNNGFFLLRDTNPETLSKNILMVANSERQARTRNSALFYFNQSKASTEVALRVNKSLPLLGWSFDIQERPYSEGSYQEWVSFRPEVNQVRNALITAGQVIDHLKEDPATGLAFFDFFDVLVTEQSGYFSFIMGRNEASVLVNHKSRGVFREVFQFFFLDDQLKQCSTEESSKKTHYPAQHISYYKMASAQDIMKNAVENSPNSPSVHFHKFNQGDKAFHCITNLTDIPLRLVRYNSGALKFLASTDLSPGVQYCLDSRLAERYRYAVFDAIFSQYTLDYKWRDDADLIRHLALRTDNGSNSFTYYEYLSHPWKIDYNAHNSAFIVDRLASEFSDIGPDIVLPEIETRLTASGEASSFPKVFPVEVTFAGRPINDFHINIVESPKHGELSVDGNNLIYSLTDTNYVGTDFFSISVISGIRPGSEVKEGWVDVIGTAPPPPPFTGTSKLNDTGITWGGNYPSGNNATCTGATVEMQDCSHGRDVTHNDPSDGHAGFSFTKISATGQALSAAATEWSCVQDNVTGLMWEVKQGGNGKVGDEGLHDADDRYNWYNTDPDTNGGADGYADDDGAICYGYQKDNPDTYCNTQAYVARVNVAGYCGYKDWRMPNREELRSIVHYGRRGPVIDADYFPNTRSSWYWSSSPVVGYPYSAWYVPFHYDGDGHGGRNNYNHVRLVRGGQ, from the coding sequence GTGCATTTTATCATCCATTCACCAAAGGATTTTACTTATATACCTTTATTTTCGCTAGGAAAATTAGCGACTTGGGGATTGCTGCTGTCGTATTCTGTTTCTGTATGGAGTACAGCATCACTCAGTCCTGATGGGATTCTCACTGTCCCGTTGTCGCAATTGCAAAATACTCCCACTCCTCCTCCTGATGCTACGGCTCGTTTTGCGCATTTAAATCCCTCTGAAGGCGTGCATTTGTTGAAATTGACGCAATATGGCGATATGCCTGTGGCTTCGGTGACGGCAAATACATTTTTAGATGCGGATCGTCGCTTGCATTTGCCGCGTGTACATTATGATTTAGGGGGTTCTGCGCCCTCTGATTGGTGGTTGACGTTGCGTTATCACGGTACAGCTGAAGATGGCAGTTTGTTGTTGCAAGTGGATAATTTTGGCCCTGCGCGTTCGGGTAATATGATTAGCGGCCAAGTGTCGGTGGATTTATCGGGACAATCGGTTAAAGCGCGTTCTAAAAATTCCGCAGGCGGTTCGCCTGGCATTACGCAAGCGACTTTGTCGTTTTACGATGTCAATGGGGTTGAACTTGCGTCTTTTCCCAATGTGACAGATGAAAATGGCAATTACAGTGTAACCGTGCCTGATGGCGATGTGACGTATTTGAAAATTCGCGGCGGTTTTTTTAGCAACGATCCCAATCGCCCATTCGCTGGGGAATTGATGGTGTTGTGCCTGCCCACGCAAACGGAGAATACTTGTCATGCTACGGTTTATGGCAGTTTGGTGATGCGCTTGGCGACTCGATTCGCTGATGATGATTGGACTATGCGACAATCAAAAGCCCGCACTTTAATCGCTGAAACGCTGAAAATTGACCGCGATCCCACTTTAGAAGTCATTGATAATTTTGAAACTTTGTTTGATGGTGATGAATTTTGGCGGAAAATTGGGAACGATGCAGGACAGTTTGACGCTTGGGCAGATGTGTTGACGGCTGATTTGGCGGATGGGTTTTTGGATGATGCCAGCATTTCCGCAGGCGTGTTTAAACAAGCCCAAGTTAGAGTGTCTGCGGTAGCAAATTATGCGATTCAGTATGAGCAAATTCAACCCAGACAAGTTGTTGATGAACAAGGTAATGTTTCTGAATCTTCGCGTCAGTTGGTTTTAGAAAGTTTGTCTGGAGAAAAAACCGCACAAGGTACTCAAATTGAAACACAACAGTTTTTGTCTGATGTGATTTTGAAAGAAGAACTGGAAAATGGGGAAAGCACTATTGTTTATCAATCCTTTCAAGTGGGTGATTGGCAAAGTCAGTTAAATGCAGAAACCACTGTTCTTGCTAAAGTTTTTTCTCGTGATCCGACATTATTTAATTTGCCTGTCACGGAAAAAAATAGAATCGCTCGCTTGTTGGTAACAGCAGAAAGTGAGCTAATGCAACAAGCACAAGATGAGTGGTTAGAAGCGGTTAATGAGGATATTTTAGCCGTTCTTTACTTTGATGGGTTAGATGAGTTAATTGCTCAAGCCCGCACTTATGTTGCTGTTGTTGCTTTGCCTGAACCCACCGCACGGAGAATGCCTTATCAAGCTCCATCAGACCCGCAACGAACAGCGCGGTCTGCTCCAGCAAGTCAGAATATGGGATGGGTTGGTGTTGAGTTTGATGGGAATTCTACAGTCAGCGTGGGTAATTCATTGCCTATTGCGCTGTCTGTTGTGGGTAAAAGTTACTCTTTTAGTGATTTTATGGCGGGTGTTTCGGGAACTCAGGCTTTTACTAAACCTATTCTTGAGCCTAATTTGGTTGGAGAAATGAGTGGCGGGGCTGTTGGAACTGCCGCGGCGATAGCCTTTAACGCTTATCAAAAAACGGATTTTCAGGGAACAACCTTTGATAACTCGCTGTTTTTGTCGGGGGATCAGTTGGCGCATAATTTCCCCGATCAAAATAAATATTGTACTGAAGGTGAAGGGCGTTATGTGGTGACTAAAGAACTGGGCTGGAATGTACACACCATTAATAACGTGATGCTGGCTTTACAGGCATTAACAACAGGGGTTCAGTACAAAAACGGTCACATGGTGAAAATCAAGGATTCCCTGACAGCAATCCACACTAAATTGGAAAACGCAGGTGAAATTGGCTCTCAAATTATGGACGGGATTGAGGCTATTTTGTTGGCTGCTGATTTAGTGCTTGATATTTATTCGGGTATCGTGACTGCTGAGTCAGAGGTGAAAGATACTGATTCAGAAGCAGAAGATGCTGATTCAGAAGCAAAAAGTTTCAACGCCGAAGATGCGCATAAGCTCAGAATCGATGTGATTGATCCAACAAGAAATGCGCTGGGTAACTTAAAACGTTTGGTAGAAGTGGCTGTGGCAGCACTGCCGCAACGTCCAAACCGTGCTGAGATTGATGCCCAAAGCATATTTAATATGCTGATTGATAAAAAAGGGAAACAAGACGATGCCATGTATCGTGGCTTGTCAAAAGACGTTGGCCTTGCAAAATTAGTTGCTGCTCAATTGCTTGGACATCATCTTGCTAAAATGACTCCAACCCATGTTCAACAAGGAAGTCAGAAAGTGCCTTGTCAAGTGGGCGCGCTTTCTTGTAAAACAGTGGCGCGAATTTATGTAGGGTATAAATTGGGTATTTTTGCTAAAGGAAGCTATGAATACACCTTGATCGACAAGCTCAATCCGCATGATATGAAAGGGATTTTTCGCAGCATCGGTAAAGACAATTACACGCGCCAAACCAATATACTTTTCCACGGAATCTTGAGCAATTTAGAGAAGCGAGCCAAAGAAATTGTAGGGGCTACGGCATTGCTTGGTGTTGCGGCGGCGGTTAAATCTCCTGAAGACATTGCTTCGGTTATCCAAGCTGTCGGGACAGTGGTATTGACTGAATTGTTTAATTGGTCAAGAGAAACGGTTGCGGATAATGTGGAAAATTTACTGCGTATTGTTTTGAGTTCCAATGCGTTTGGCGCAGCCCAAAAAGCAAATGCTTTGGTAGGCATTTTGGGAGCGCAGTTTGCGACACCCAACGAATATCCTTTTGATATTAAGGTGGTGGATGGGGAATTGACTTTTTCTCCGCCCAGTGTGCAACACAAAATGTTTACTTACGGCATTCAGCCTAAGCTTAATATGGAAACATTTGGCCTTGAAAATGAGGATTGTCACGGACTCATATTAACTGGTGATTGTTTTAATAATGGGTTCTTTTTGCTTAGAGATACCAACCCTGAAACCTTGTCAAAAAATATTTTGATGGTGGCTAATAGTGAAAGACAGGCGCGTACTCGAAATTCCGCTCTTTTTTACTTTAACCAGTCAAAAGCCTCTACTGAAGTGGCTTTGCGTGTTAATAAGTCATTGCCGCTGTTAGGATGGTCGTTTGATATTCAAGAACGTCCATATTCTGAGGGGAGTTATCAAGAATGGGTGAGTTTTAGACCTGAAGTCAATCAAGTGCGTAATGCTTTGATTACGGCAGGACAAGTCATTGATCATTTGAAAGAAGACCCTGCTACGGGTTTGGCTTTTTTTGACTTTTTTGATGTTCTGGTGACAGAGCAAAGTGGTTATTTTTCTTTCATTATGGGACGCAATGAAGCCAGTGTTTTGGTCAATCACAAGTCTCGTGGGGTTTTTAGAGAAGTTTTTCAATTTTTCTTTCTTGATGACCAGTTGAAACAGTGCAGTACTGAAGAGTCCAGTAAGAAAACGCATTATCCAGCGCAGCATATTTCTTACTACAAAATGGCTTCAGCACAAGATATTATGAAAAATGCAGTTGAGAATTCGCCAAATTCTCCCAGCGTGCATTTTCATAAGTTCAATCAAGGTGATAAGGCGTTTCACTGCATTACAAATCTGACGGATATACCTTTGCGTTTGGTACGATACAACAGCGGGGCTTTGAAGTTTTTAGCTTCCACTGATTTATCGCCTGGCGTGCAGTATTGTCTTGATTCTCGCTTGGCAGAGCGTTACCGCTATGCCGTGTTTGATGCTATTTTTAGCCAATATACACTTGACTATAAATGGAGAGATGATGCTGATCTCATAAGACATTTGGCATTACGCACGGATAATGGGTCAAATTCTTTCACGTATTATGAATATTTGAGCCATCCTTGGAAAATAGATTACAACGCCCATAATTCTGCTTTTATTGTAGATCGTTTGGCTTCTGAATTTTCGGACATTGGGCCTGATATTGTGTTGCCTGAAATTGAAACGCGGTTGACGGCTTCAGGCGAGGCTTCGTCTTTCCCCAAAGTTTTCCCTGTTGAGGTCACGTTTGCTGGGCGGCCTATAAATGATTTTCACATCAATATTGTTGAATCTCCTAAGCATGGGGAGTTATCGGTCGATGGTAACAATCTGATTTATAGCCTGACAGACACTAACTATGTCGGTACGGATTTTTTCTCTATTAGTGTGATTTCAGGGATACGTCCTGGTTCGGAAGTGAAGGAAGGCTGGGTTGATGTGATTGGGACAGCTCCACCCCCTCCCCCCTTCACAGGCACATCCAAGCTCAACGACACAGGCATCACCTGGGGCGGGAATTATCCATCTGGAAATAACGCCACCTGCACAGGTGCAACGGTAGAAATGCAAGACTGTTCGCACGGGCGAGATGTCACGCATAACGACCCCAGTGATGGTCATGCAGGCTTTAGTTTCACCAAAATCAGTGCGACAGGGCAGGCATTATCGGCGGCAGCAACCGAGTGGTCTTGTGTACAAGACAACGTCACTGGCTTGATGTGGGAAGTGAAGCAAGGCGGAAATGGTAAAGTCGGTGATGAAGGTCTGCATGATGCAGATGACCGCTATAACTGGTACAACACTGACCCTGATACCAATGGTGGCGCGGATGGTTATGCAGATGACGATGGCGCGATTTGTTACGGTTATCAAAAAGACAATCCCGACACCTACTGCAACACCCAAGCCTACGTTGCACGGGTGAATGTAGCAGGTTACTGCGGCTATAAAGATTGGCGGATGCCGAATCGGGAAGAATTGCGTTCCATTGTTCATTATGGACGGCGTGGTCCAGTCATTGATGCGGACTATTTCCCCAATACGCGCTCTAGCTGGTATTGGTCTAGTTCCCCTGTTGTGGGCTACCCATACTCCGCGTGGTACGTGCCTTTCCATTATGATGGTGACGGCCACGGCGGTCGCAACAACTACAATCACGTTCGGTTGGTGCGCGGCGGACAGTGA
- a CDS encoding DUF1566 domain-containing protein, with product MSLTDPSTAVFSSVKQIRFCKRFLTVTAFSLGVLLSFNVWALQMCNNAIRASTPNDRFQINEDGTVTDVRTNLVWKRCLEGQTGANCETGNASRFTWQQALQYAKQVGEGWRLPNIKELASIVELKCDDPAINLSAFPNTRSSGVWSSSPVASGTYNAWDVNFGNGGANYYNRYYDNNHVRLVRGGQ from the coding sequence ATGTCTTTAACTGACCCATCCACTGCTGTTTTTTCTTCCGTCAAGCAAATCCGTTTTTGCAAGCGTTTTTTAACCGTAACGGCATTTTCATTGGGAGTTTTATTGAGTTTTAATGTCTGGGCATTACAAATGTGTAATAATGCCATTCGCGCCAGCACCCCTAATGACCGCTTTCAAATCAATGAAGACGGCACTGTCACAGACGTGCGCACCAATCTTGTTTGGAAACGCTGCCTAGAGGGACAAACAGGCGCAAACTGTGAAACAGGAAACGCCTCAAGATTCACTTGGCAACAAGCCCTACAGTACGCAAAGCAAGTGGGCGAAGGCTGGAGATTACCTAACATTAAGGAACTGGCTTCCATCGTTGAATTAAAATGCGACGACCCTGCTATCAACTTGTCAGCGTTCCCTAACACGCGTAGTTCTGGGGTTTGGTCTAGTTCCCCTGTTGCGAGCGGCACTTACAACGCGTGGGACGTGAATTTCGGTAATGGTGGTGCCAACTACTACAATCGCTACTACGACAACAATCACGTTCGGTTGGTGCGCGGCGGACAGTGA
- a CDS encoding DUF2442 domain-containing protein codes for MPPKVKSVTPHDDYILTIIFNNNEVGTLDMKPYLDFGVFKRIKDYSHFKNVRVAFDTIEWPSVNIDLDPEFVYQKCKKHLLTYQN; via the coding sequence ATGCCACCTAAAGTAAAATCAGTCACACCACATGATGATTATATTCTCACTATCATTTTTAATAATAATGAAGTTGGCACTTTAGATATGAAACCTTATTTAGACTTTGGCGTTTTTAAACGGATTAAGGATTACTCTCATTTTAAAAATGTCCGAGTTGCTTTTGACACCATTGAATGGCCGTCTGTTAATATCGATCTTGATCCTGAATTTGTTTATCAAAAATGCAAAAAACATCTTTTGACATACCAAAATTAA
- a CDS encoding DUF2442 domain-containing protein encodes MFLQVTAAKYVNGYKIELSFNDGRHGIADLTDALSGPVFEPLNNESQFSDFRVDEELETIVWATGADMAPEYLYFQAFKDNKELQEQFRQWGYIHQ; translated from the coding sequence ATGTTTCTACAGGTAACAGCGGCCAAATATGTAAATGGTTACAAAATTGAGTTGTCGTTTAATGATGGTCGGCATGGTATCGCCGATTTGACAGACGCATTGAGTGGCCCCGTGTTTGAGCCACTGAATAATGAGTCACAGTTTTCTGACTTTCGAGTGGATGAAGAACTGGAAACCATCGTATGGGCAACTGGAGCGGATATGGCACCAGAATATTTATATTTTCAAGCATTCAAAGACAATAAAGAACTACAAGAACAATTCAGGCAATGGGGGTATATTCACCAATAA
- a CDS encoding DUF4351 domain-containing protein has product MLNLNLMDTQAGQDIYHMGMTEGERKGQTNGERGIFMRLLKKRFGKLPYSVESKIENATSAQLEQWALNILDAKTMEDVFQN; this is encoded by the coding sequence ATGCTAAATTTAAACTTAATGGACACCCAAGCAGGACAAGATATTTACCACATGGGAATGACCGAAGGCGAGCGCAAAGGACAAACCAATGGCGAACGCGGTATTTTCATGCGCTTATTAAAAAAGCGTTTTGGGAAATTGCCTTATTCTGTGGAGAGTAAAATTGAGAATGCGACATCTGCTCAATTGGAGCAATGGGCTTTGAATATATTGGATGCGAAAACGATGGAGGATGTTTTTCAGAATTAA
- a CDS encoding type II toxin-antitoxin system VapC family toxin, giving the protein MILLDTHIWVRWVNGDLPEQSVKRFVAHQESGLGVSLISCWEIAKLVEYQRLKLRYAVQDWLQSALVFPGVVLLDLSLPVIIESTQLPQSFHRDPVNQLIVATARIHNVALLTLDEKILAYPHVKTL; this is encoded by the coding sequence GTGATTTTGTTGGATACGCACATCTGGGTACGTTGGGTAAATGGGGATTTGCCTGAACAATCTGTAAAACGGTTCGTCGCACACCAAGAAAGTGGCTTGGGCGTGAGTTTGATTTCTTGTTGGGAAATTGCCAAACTTGTTGAATATCAACGTCTAAAATTACGTTATGCTGTACAAGATTGGCTACAATCCGCATTGGTATTTCCCGGTGTTGTGCTTTTGGATTTAAGCCTTCCTGTTATTATAGAATCAACACAATTACCCCAATCTTTTCATCGAGACCCGGTTAATCAGTTAATCGTTGCAACGGCGAGAATCCATAACGTTGCTTTATTGACATTAGATGAAAAGATTTTGGCTTACCCGCATGTCAAAACGCTGTAG
- a CDS encoding restriction endonuclease yields the protein MNIEVAVSKSATTKDKGDLLEELAMHLLRAQNYEVEREVRKTGVELDLLCKHKANNNKKLYVECKAYKDDNNINAGIIVKLLGAMQLEECEEAWIICTCELGKDAKGVVDKLTSKGRTDITIYTPSKFITVLVDANVIKSEDIANHSISKILNRNLYQDSTLLVTPVGIYWTYRKKKEKTDTRVFVVDAKTGDIVVDSDILSKLSTFDSTMCGFEFCALIPASISTTNGKGVVEYKFRLDDEYVQSIKDTGVMYTHPHKRVLDKDDLFIFPDLQLVNEDDKISSAELMSFDEKYRKNIIFGDELSGKTTLAQKLQRIYVESGNIPVYINACDINFSNLEKFHKILRRQIKLQYANVTDEIVGTIDKSKIIIFIDDFHNTTLNKDAASQLFLAIDKEYESIIWLMNTKQELELLANDKLVSELAEYNLYRIKELGFKLRDEMIKTWISIGRVDTIYESDKHNQVMEIAEIINSTIGYNYVPTYPIYVLTLLQSFEASTVKSLQGSAYAEFYNYLITHALGTAGVKAAELNLYYSLLSELSHYFFVGSEKEISESNTRKFYEEFCNRKMLDRKFDKTKKILIQSKILKSENDSYRFNHSYIYYFFVGKYLSDNAQKNVDIQQKITDLTKRLYLRECANIVIFLVHFSKDQFVLDNILLEAKKIFTEISLATFAEDEFANINRLVEAELRIILEDKRPEETRAKQLEIKDSLNENLPKEPTNETDYNSDIKELDVYRL from the coding sequence TTGAATATCGAAGTAGCAGTTAGTAAGTCAGCAACAACTAAAGACAAAGGCGATTTGCTTGAAGAACTTGCCATGCACCTTTTACGCGCACAAAACTATGAAGTAGAACGTGAAGTTCGTAAGACGGGAGTTGAATTAGATTTATTGTGTAAACATAAAGCTAACAATAACAAGAAACTTTATGTTGAATGTAAAGCATACAAAGATGATAACAATATAAATGCTGGTATTATTGTGAAATTACTTGGAGCAATGCAACTTGAAGAATGCGAGGAAGCTTGGATTATTTGCACTTGTGAGCTTGGAAAGGATGCGAAAGGTGTAGTAGACAAACTAACATCCAAGGGGCGCACCGATATAACAATTTATACGCCAAGTAAATTTATTACAGTACTTGTTGATGCTAATGTAATAAAAAGTGAGGATATTGCCAATCACTCAATATCAAAAATTCTGAATAGAAATTTATACCAAGATTCCACTCTATTAGTGACACCAGTAGGAATATATTGGACATATCGTAAGAAGAAAGAAAAAACAGATACCCGCGTATTTGTTGTTGATGCGAAAACAGGTGATATTGTTGTTGATAGTGACATCCTTTCAAAGTTATCAACTTTTGACTCTACAATGTGTGGGTTTGAGTTTTGTGCGCTTATTCCTGCATCAATCTCAACAACAAATGGAAAAGGCGTTGTAGAATACAAATTCCGACTTGATGATGAGTATGTTCAATCAATTAAAGATACGGGAGTAATGTATACTCATCCACATAAGAGAGTATTAGACAAAGATGATTTGTTTATATTTCCTGATCTGCAATTAGTAAATGAAGATGATAAAATTTCATCAGCAGAACTGATGTCGTTTGATGAAAAATACAGAAAAAATATTATATTTGGTGATGAACTTTCTGGAAAAACTACGCTTGCTCAGAAACTTCAACGAATCTATGTAGAGTCTGGAAATATTCCCGTCTATATTAACGCCTGCGATATTAATTTTAGTAACCTAGAAAAATTTCATAAAATTCTCCGTCGCCAAATCAAATTACAATATGCAAATGTGACAGATGAAATTGTTGGTACGATTGATAAATCAAAGATTATAATTTTTATCGATGATTTTCATAATACTACACTAAACAAGGACGCTGCATCTCAGCTTTTCTTAGCTATAGATAAAGAGTATGAGAGTATCATATGGCTAATGAACACGAAGCAGGAACTCGAACTTCTAGCTAATGATAAACTGGTTTCTGAACTGGCTGAGTATAATCTGTATCGTATTAAAGAGCTTGGATTTAAACTACGCGATGAGATGATAAAAACGTGGATAAGTATTGGTCGCGTAGATACTATCTATGAATCGGATAAGCATAATCAAGTGATGGAGATAGCAGAAATTATTAATTCTACTATTGGATATAATTATGTGCCAACATATCCTATATATGTACTCACATTACTTCAGTCGTTTGAAGCATCTACAGTCAAATCATTACAAGGTAGTGCATATGCGGAGTTCTATAACTATCTGATTACACATGCGTTAGGAACTGCTGGCGTAAAAGCGGCTGAACTTAATTTATATTATTCATTACTCTCTGAGCTTTCGCATTACTTCTTTGTTGGTTCTGAAAAAGAAATATCTGAAAGCAATACGAGAAAATTTTATGAAGAGTTCTGCAATCGAAAGATGCTGGATCGGAAATTTGATAAAACGAAAAAGATACTAATCCAATCAAAGATATTAAAATCAGAAAATGATTCTTATCGGTTTAATCATTCATATATATATTATTTTTTTGTTGGAAAATATCTTTCAGATAATGCGCAAAAAAATGTTGATATACAACAAAAGATTACTGACTTAACCAAAAGGCTCTATTTAAGGGAATGTGCAAATATTGTTATATTCTTGGTTCATTTCTCAAAAGACCAATTTGTTCTTGATAATATTTTATTAGAGGCTAAAAAAATATTTACAGAGATCAGTCTGGCAACCTTTGCTGAGGATGAGTTTGCCAATATAAATCGTTTGGTTGAAGCAGAATTAAGAATTATCCTTGAAGATAAGCGTCCAGAGGAAACTCGTGCTAAACAACTAGAAATTAAAGATAGTCTGAATGAAAATCTTCCAAAAGAGCCAACTAACGAAACAGATTATAATTCAGATATTAAAGAACTCGATGTATACAGATTATAA
- a CDS encoding helix-turn-helix domain-containing protein, translated as MNKRYEDLEELMSTGEAREVKRAMAVRMSLLGFVRAEAALACCVSVQFVDKWKAIYLASGVEGLKLAYKGSPGYLKPREREDVINWIQEKKTITIEELKRYLKEEYDVFYSSNTSYTKLLEEANLSYKKTHKENSAKDEVKVEAKKKRLRI; from the coding sequence ATGAACAAAAGATATGAAGATTTAGAAGAGTTAATGTCAACAGGTGAGGCGAGAGAAGTGAAGCGAGCGATGGCAGTAAGAATGTCTTTGCTTGGTTTTGTGCGTGCGGAAGCGGCTTTAGCGTGTTGTGTCAGTGTGCAATTTGTGGATAAATGGAAAGCCATTTATTTAGCGTCAGGGGTTGAAGGATTAAAGTTAGCGTATAAAGGCTCACCAGGGTATTTAAAGCCGCGTGAACGAGAAGATGTGATTAATTGGATACAAGAAAAGAAGACAATAACAATAGAGGAACTAAAGAGATACTTAAAAGAGGAGTATGATGTTTTCTATTCTTCAAATACTTCTTATACTAAATTATTAGAAGAAGCGAATTTAAGTTATAAGAAGACACACAAAGAGAATTCGGCAAAAGATGAGGTAAAAGTAGAAGCTAAAAAAAAGAGATTAAGGATTTAA
- a CDS encoding transposase, giving the protein MQDESHQLWGDICGYVWSKKGERTSIKMSNYRTSQTWYGAVNIYTGEFILDRAKKADTKYTIDFINWLIYRYKEARHVIIWDGASYHRSEGLRTYLEKLNGGLPESEWKVRLLRFAPNAPEQNPVEDIWLQGKNWVRKNFHRLSSFKEVTSMFETFLSGKLFKFNKIKQYLIPNI; this is encoded by the coding sequence ATGCAAGACGAAAGCCATCAGTTGTGGGGAGATATTTGTGGTTATGTTTGGTCGAAAAAAGGAGAAAGAACGTCAATAAAGATGAGTAATTATCGCACTTCTCAAACGTGGTATGGAGCGGTGAATATTTATACGGGAGAATTTATTTTAGATAGGGCAAAGAAAGCTGATACAAAATATACGATAGACTTTATTAACTGGCTCATTTACAGATATAAAGAAGCCCGTCATGTGATTATTTGGGATGGTGCAAGTTATCATCGTTCTGAAGGTTTAAGAACTTATTTAGAGAAATTAAATGGGGGACTTCCAGAATCAGAATGGAAAGTTCGTTTATTAAGATTTGCGCCCAATGCCCCAGAGCAAAATCCAGTCGAGGATATTTGGCTTCAAGGTAAGAATTGGGTCAGAAAGAATTTTCATCGTCTATCAAGCTTTAAAGAAGTCACTAGTATGTTTGAGACCTTTTTGTCAGGTAAATTGTTTAAGTTTAATAAAATTAAACAGTATCTTATACCTAATATCTAG